One genomic region from Amaranthus tricolor cultivar Red isolate AtriRed21 chromosome 12, ASM2621246v1, whole genome shotgun sequence encodes:
- the LOC130828111 gene encoding calmodulin-binding protein 60 G-like, translated as MVLKKGFPGKDENGNPQFRANQRNQRLKLSKCVCKEKLWFQAYSVQLENLIRKAVREEVQQVIQHSLPSISRSLPSQAKPSEPRKFKLQFEGTLPTKLFTVNKLDSEGSSAIKLFLLDAITGHRVTTGPLSSIKVKLFVLHGHFKAEELEDWTKHDFEKNVVFERDGKRPLLVGRDVVITLHNGIGCIGDVCFTDNSSWERSKMFRLGAMAEANGSHVREAVSNPFKVKDRRGENYQKRKIPSPEDDVWRLRWIAKDGKICKRLAEHQIYKVKDFVTQYYLDESLLRQILNVAPKKWDAIVQCATSCLSGNSSSNLNDLASPNIPGFDSQQFFVPPVYHDQPEIQMLDSNTEGHNYQLDGSMAMNSPFLMDLLAGSCSEHANFSLHDFTHPSLPTMLGFETSSWIPVAEPKGEQNNGFFYRIKL; from the exons ATGGTTTTGAAGAAGGGTTTTCCTGGTAAAGACGAGAATGGTAATCcacagtttcgtgcaaatcaacgAAACCAACGGCTTAAATTGTCAAA GTGTGTGTGCAAAGAAAAGTTATGGTTTCAAGCATATTCTGTCCAATTGGAGAATTTAATCCGAAAAGCG GTCCGAGAGGAGGTACAACAGGTAATACAACACTCTTTGCCTTCCATCTCAAG GTCATTACCAAGTCAGGCTAAGCCAAGTGAACCAAGAAAGTTCAAGTTACAATTTGAAGGAACCTTACCCACTAAGTTGTTTACTGTGAACAAGTTAGACTCTGAAGGATCTTCTGCTATCAAATTGTTCTTACTCGATGCGATTACAGGGCATCGAGTAACAACTGGCCCTCTATCGTCAATAAAAGTGAAACTTTTTGTTCTTCATGGCCATTTTAAGGCCGAGGAATTGGAGGATTGGACAAAACATGACTTTGAAAAAAACGTTGTGTTTGAGAGAGATGGTAAAAGGCCATTGTTGGTTGGGAGAGATGTGGTTATCACATTGCACAATGGGATTGGTTGTATTGGTGATGTTTGCTTTACAGATAACTCGAGCTGGGAACGAAGCAAGATGTTTCGACTGGGAGCTATGGCTGAAGCCAATGGATCCCATGTTAGGGAAGCGGTAAGTAATCCTTTTAAGGTGAAAGATCGCCGTGGAGAGA ATTACCAGAAGCGTAAGATTCCATCTCCAGAAGATGATGTTTGGCGTTTGCGCTGGATAGCAAAAGATGGCAAGATCTGCAAAAGATTGGCAGAACATCAAATTTACAAAGTCAAGGACTTTGTAACACAATATTACCTTGACGAGTCTTTGCTCCGCCAA ATTCTGAATGTTGCGCCAAAAAAATGGGATGCAATCGTTCAATGTGCTACCTCATGCTTATCCGGGAATTCTAGCTCAAATCTAAATGACTTGGCATCACCCAATATTCCAGGCTTCGACAGCCAGCAGTTTTTCGTCCCTCCGGTTTATCATG ATCAACCAGAGATTCAAATGTTGGATTCTAATACCGAGGGACATAACTATCAGCTTGATGGATCGATGGCTATGAACAGTCCCTTTCTGATGGATTTACTAGCAGGGTCATGTAGTGAGCATGCCAACTTTTCTCTGCATGATTTTACGCATCCATCTTTACCCACTATGCTCGGGTTTGAAACATCAAGTTGGATTCCTGTTGCTGAACCGAAGGGGGAACAAAACAACGGTTTTTTTTATAGGATCAAGCTATAA